The DNA segment CAAGCTCAAGGCCGACGAGGCGACCGCCCAGGGGCTGCACGGCATGGCCAGCACGGCCTACCCGTTCCTCGGCAAGCTCGAAGCCACCCGGTTCACCCGGCTGCTCGCCTGGTCGGAGATCACGGTGGGCGCCACCCTGCTGGCCCCGTTCGTGCCGACCAGGCTCGCCGGGCTCGCCCTCACCGGGTTCTCCGGCGGCCTCCTCGGCCTCTATCTGCGGGTCCCCGGCATGCGGGAGTCCGGCAGCCTGCGGCCCAGCCAGGACGGCGTACCGCTGGCCAAGGACGCCTGGATGTTCGGCATCGGCCTCGGCTTCCTCGGCGCCGGAGGCCCCCGCCGCCCCACCCGGCGCAGGTGCTGCCGGCACTGACCCTCCGACGACGGCGGGCGGCGGCGCGGACGGCGCCACCGCCCGCCCTCACGTGTGGACGCGGGCCATCAGCAGCGCGACGTCGTCGTGGTCCCCCGGGTTGCGCAGCTCGCGCAGCAGCCGGTCGCAGGTCGCGCCGAGCGAGGCGTCCGGCTGCCGCAGCAGCCCCAGCAGCGTGTCGAGCCGGCTGTCGATGTCGTCGTCGCGGGTCTCCACGAGCCCGTCCGTGTACAGCACCAGCCGGTCGCCCGGACCGAGCGGCACCGTCACATCGGTGAACGGCACCCCGCCCACCCCGAGCGGCGCCCCGGCGGGCAGATCCAGGAGCACCGGGTCCCCGCCCTCGGGGATCAGCACCGGCGGGAGATGGCCGGCCGTGGACACCCGGCAGCGCCCGGCCTTCGGGTCGTACACGGCGTAGACGCAGGTGGCGAACCACGGGTCGAGATCCGTGGTGATCTCGTCCAGATGGCCCAGCACCTCGGCGGGCTCCAGGGCGAGCCGGGACAGCGTCTGCGTGGCGGTGCGCAGCCGGCCCATCGTGGTGGCCGCGTCGATGCCGCTGCCCATCACATCGCCCACCACCAGAGCGGTGCGGCCGTCGCGCAGCCCGATCACGTCGAACCAGTCGCCGCCGACCTCGTAGCGCGAGGCGGCCGGCAGATAGCGGGACACCACGTCCAGGCCCGCCGGATCGTGGTGGTTGCGCGGCAGCATGCTGCGCTGGAGCGTCAGCGCCGTCTCCTGCTGCTGCCGGTAGAGCCGGGCGTTGTCGATGGCGACCGCGGCCCGGCCCGCCAGTTCGAGGGCCAGCGCCTCGTCCTCCGCGGTGAACGGCAGCGGATTGTCCATCCGCAGGAAGTCGATCGCGCCCAGCACCTCGCCCCGGGCGATCAGCGGCACCGCCAGGTAGGAGTGGGCACCGGACTCGGCGAGCAGGGCCGCCGAGTCCTCGTCGCGGGCGATGAGCAGGATCTTCTGCGCGTCGAGGTACGGCTCCCGGACCGGGCGCGCCGTCCGTACGCACCGGGTGGCCAGGCGGTCGGCGTCGTAGCGGGCGGCGGACCCGAGCGGGTCGGCCGCCTCGTCGGCGGGCGTCGGCCGGACGGAGACGATCGCCAGGGCCTGGAAGAGCAGCGGGCCCTCGCTCGGCCCCGGCTGCCCTTTCAGCACATGGTCCAGCAGGTCCACCGCGGCGGCGTCGGCGAGCTGCGGCACGGTGACCTCGGCCAGCTCGCGGGCCGTCTGCTGGAGGTCGAGCGTGGTGCCGATACGCACCGAGGCGTCGGCGATCAGCGCCAGATGCCGGCGGGCCCGCTCCGCCTCGTCCGCCGCGCGATGCCGGTCGGTGACGTCGATCAGCGACACCGCGATGCCCAGCACCCGGCCCCCCGAGTCGTCCAGCCGGTACAGCGAAACGGACCAGGCGCGCTCGGTCTCCGGATCGGCGGGGCTGCGGCCCACCATCTCGCGCGAGACCCGGGGCTCACCGCTGTCCAGGACCTCCCGCGCCATCGCCTCCGGGTCGTCCGGGCCCAGGAACGGCAGCGCCTCGCCGATCCGCAGGCCCAGGTGCCCGGCGGCGCTCACCCCGTCCATCCGCTCCAGTGCCGCGTTGGCGGACAGGAAGCGCAGATCGGGGCCCAGCACCCCGAGGCCGATCGGCGACTGGTCGACCAGGCCCACCGAAAGCGCCAGATTCCGTTCGACCCGGCGCAGTACATCGCCGTCCGCCGCGAGGCCCAGGGCGAAGAAGTCGCCCCGATCGTCCTGCAACCGCATATTGCGGAACTCCAGCAGTCGTGTGGTGCCGTCCTTGTGCCGTACGGGGAAGACCCCCGCCCAGGCCTCGCCGCTGCTCATGACCTCGCCGAACAGGCGCAGCACCAGCTCGAAGTGCTCCTCGTCCACCAGGACCCGGGCGGCGAACTCTCCCAGCGCCTCGTCGGCGGAGTAGCCCAGCAGCCGTTCCGCCTGCGGGCTCCACAGGACGATGCGGCCGCGGGTGTCCAGGACGAGCGCCGCGACTCCGAGGACGTCGAGCAGACCGCTCTCGGACGACCGGCGCGCGCCTGCCCGGCGATCCTCGCCCCAGTCGATCCGCATGTCATCAGTGCCGCCCACCGACGATCCTTCCCCTGCCGTCACCGTGCCCGACCAGGCCCGCGTCTCCCATGGTCGCCCCTGAGCCACCGGCCCCGCAGCTTCGAGGCATGCGAAGGGGAACCTGCGGGGGTTTCGGAGGCGAAATGCCGGTCACCCGCAGCGTACCGACCGAAACGCGACGCACACGACCATCAGGAGTGAGAGTCCATGGAGAACTGGCGCATGCACGCGGCCTGCCGCGGAGCCGACCCGGATCTGTTCTTTCCGATCGGCAGCACCGGACCCGCGATCGTCCAGGTGGAGGAGGCGAAGGCGGTGTGCCGGCGCTGCCCCGTACAGGAGGAATGCCTGCGGTGGGCGCTGGACAACAATCAGGACACGGGCGTCTGGGGCGGCCTCGGGGAGGGCGAACGGCGTGCCCTGAAGCGCCGCAGCCGCCGCCGCGCCCGTTAGCTTTTCGCCACCCGCCTGGTGGAGTATGAAACGCATGGACACCACGGCTTGGCTCATCATCGCGGCGGTCCTCGTGCTGCTCATGCTGGCCGCGGTCGGGGTGCTGGTGGTGCGGGTCCTCAAGGCCAGGAAGCTGCTGGCCGACGCCGGTGTCCCGCTGCACAACAAGGCGCTGGTCTGGGCCGCGGTGCTCTACACCGTGTCGCCGGTGGACCTGCTGCCGGACCCGGTCTACCTGGACGACATCGGGTTCCTCCTGCTGGCGCTGCGCTCGCTGCACTCCGCCGCGCGGGCCGCCGGAATCGGCGGGTCCGGCGAGCGTGCGGCGGAGCCGGCGGCCGGGGCCGGGCGGACCCCGCTCCCGTAACCCTCCGGCTGCTCCCGCAACCCCCTCGCGCGCGTCCGGCGGAAGCGGGCGCGTCCTGATCGTTGACACCTGGACGGGTACACGTCACTCTCTCGGGAGAGCGCTCTCCCACTTGTTTCCGGGACGCCGTCCCGCACCCTTCCGCCAGGAGAGAATGTGTACCGAGCCGGCTCAGTCCTGCCCGCGCGACCACGCACGGGCACGCTGCTGTTCACCCTCCTCGCCCTGTTCGCCTCGTCGCTGGTCCTGCTGACCGCGCCCCGTTCCGAAGCCGCCGAGACCCTGCTGTCCCGGGGGAAGCCCGCCACCGCCTCCTCCTCGGAGGGCGCCGGCTACGCGGCGTCCGCCGCCGTGGACGGCGATCCCGGCACCCGCTGGGCCAGCGAGTGGGGCGACCCCCAGTGGCTCCGGGTCGACCTCGGCGCCACCGCCGACCTCAGCAGGGTCGTCCTGACCTGGGAGTCCGCCTACGGCAAGGCGTACGAGATCCAGGCATCCGACAACGGCTCCGACTGGCGCACCCTGAAGACCGTCACCGACGGCGACGGCGGCACCGACGAACTGGCGGTCACCGGCTCCGGGCGGTACGTCAGGATGTACGGCACGGCCCGCCCCGGCGGCTACGGCTACTCCCTGTGGGAGTTCCAGGTGTACGGCACCACCGGCGCCACCGATCCCGGTCCGGGCAGCGGCGGCACCGTCCGCGTCACCGGCTCGCAGGGCGACTGGGCGCTGACCGTGGACGGCAGGCCGTACCAGGTCAAGGGCCTCACCTGGGGCCCGTCCGTCAGCGACGCGGCGCGCTACCTGCCCGATCTCAAGGCGATGGGCGTCAACACCATCCGCACCTGGGGCACCGACGGCACCTCCGGGCCCCTGCTCGACGCGGCGGCCGCCAACGGCATCCGCGTGGTGAGCGGCTTCTGGCTCCAGCCGGGCGGCGGTCCGGGCAGCGGCGGCTGCGTCGACTACCTGACCGACGACGCCTACAAGGCCGCCTCCCTCGCCGAGTTCGCCAAGTGGGTGGACGCGTACAAGGGCCACCCCGGCGTGCTGATGTGGAACGTCGGCAACGAGTCGGTCCTCGGGCTGCAGAACTGCTACAGCGGCGACGCGCTGGAGAAGCAGCGCGACGCGTACACCACCTTCGTCAACGACGTCGCGAAGAAGATCCACACCATCGACCCCGACCACCCGGTGACCTCCACGGACGCCTGGGTCGGCGCCTGGCCCTACTACCGGCGCAACGCCCCCGACCTGGACCTCTACTCGGTCAACGCCTACGGCGACATCTGCGGCGTCCGCGCGGCCTGGGAGTCCGGCGGCTACACCAAGCCCTACCTCATCACCGAGGGCGGCCCCGCCGGTGAATGGGAGGTGCCCGACGACGCCAACGGCGTCCCGGACGAGCCCACCGACGTACAGAAGGCGGAGGGCTACACCCGGGCGTGGAACTGCGTCACCGCGCACCGGGGCGTCGCCCTCGGCGCCACCCTCTTCCACTACGGCACGGAGCACGACTTCGGCGGCGTCTGGTTCAACGTGGTCCCGGACGGCCGGAAGCGGCTGTCGTACTACGCCCTCAAGAAGGCGTACAGCGGCTCCACCACCGGGGACAACACCCCGCCCGTCATCAGCGGCATGACCGTCGAGAACGCCGGCGGCGCGCCCGCCGGCAAGGAGTTCGCCGTCCGGGCCGACGTCCGCGACCCGGACAACGACCCGGTCACGTACAAGATCTATCTCAGCGGCAACTACGCCACCGGCGACAAGGGCCTGGTGGAGGCCGACTGGCGGGCGACCGGCGACGGCGCCTTCGCGGTGACCGCGCCCGCCCGGCTCGGCGTGTGGAAGGTCTACATCCAGGCCGAGGACGGGCACGGCAACGTCGGCATCGAGACGAAGTCCGTGAAGGTCGTGGTGCCCCCGGTCAGTGGGACCGACATCGCGGCCGGACGCCCGACGACCGCCTCCTCCGCCCAGGCGGGCGGCAGCGGCTGCCCCTGCACCCCGGCGATGGCGACGGACGGGCGGCTGGACACCCGGTGGGCCGGTGACTGGAGCGACCCGCAGTACATCCAGGTGGACTTCGGCGAGCGGAAGTCCTTCCGCCACATCCAGCTGGTGTGGGACCCGGCGTTCGCCAGGGCCTACGAGGTGCTGGTGTCGGACGACGGCAGCTCCTGGCGGTCGGTGTACGCCACCACCGGCGGCGACGGTGACGCCGACGACCTCGACGTCGCCGCGACCGCCCGCTATGTGAAGCTCTCCCTCACCCAGCGGGGCACCGCCTGGGGCTACTCGCTCTGGCAGTTCGGCGTCTACAGCTGACACCGGACCTGCGGCCGCGACCCGGCCGGGTGCCGGCGGGCAGCTCCCCGCCGGCACCCGGCCCGCGCAGGGCGTGTCGGTGCCCGGCCGGGGCCGGGCAGCGGCCATGGTGAGGGGATGAACGTCGCAGACATCCTGACCGAGGGCTACTCCCGCATCCAGGAGACCGTGCACGAGGCCGTCGAGGGCCTCGCGCCCGACGACCTCCACGCCCGGCTCGACGACGGCGCCAACTCGATCGCCTGGCTCGTCTGGCACCTCACCCGCGTCCAGGACGACCACATCGCGGACGCGGCCGGCACCGAACAGCTCTGGACCGCCCGGGACTGGGCCGGCCGCTTCGACCTCCCCTTCGCCGCGGACGCCACCGGCTACGGGCAGAGCAGCGAGGAGGTGGCGGCCGTCCGGGTGGACTCCGGCGACCTGCTCCTCGGCTACTACGACGCGGTCCACGCGCACACCCTCGCCTTCCTCGGCGAGCTCGACGGCCATGCGCTGGACCGCGTGGTGGACGAGGCGTGGGACCCGCCGGTCACGCTCGGGGTGCGGCTGGTCAGCGTCCTGTCCGACGACCTCCAGCACGCCGCCCAGGCCGCCTACGTCCGGGGCGTACTGGCACGCCGCTAGCGGCAGGGCACGGGCGCGGGCGCGGTGCGCCGGGGGAGACGCGCGTACGTCAGTGGCTCGGGCCCCGCTCCGCCAGATGGGCGAGGAACCAGGCGCGGGCCCGTTCGGCGACTTCGTCCAGGGCGCCCGGCTCCTCGAAGAGGTGGGTGGCGCCGGGGACCACGTCGAGCCGGCTCTCGCAGCGCAGCTCGGCCAGCGCCCGGCGGTTCAGCTCCAGCACCTCGGAGTCCCGGCCGCCCACCAGGAGCAGCGTGGGGGAGCGGACCTGGCTCAGCCGGGCCCCCGCCAGGTCGGGGCGGCCGCCGCGCGAGACGACCGCGCCGATACCCGTGTCCCGGTCCGCGCCGACGACGGCCGCCGCCTGCAACGCGGCCGCCGCGCCCGTGCTGGCGCCGAACACGCCGATGGGCCCGGCGGAGCGCTCCCGCAGCCAGGCGACGGCGTCGGCCAGCCGCCCGGCGAGGGCGAAGATGTCGAAGACATGACCGCCCTCGGCCTCCTCGCCGGCGGTGAGCAGGTCGAACAGCAGCGTGCCGAGGCCGGCCCGGTTCAGCGCCGCCGCCACCGACCGGTTGCGCGGGCTGTGCCTGCTGCTGCCCGAGCCGTGCGCGAACACGACGAGCGCCCCGGTGTCCCCGGGCGGGGTCAGGGTGCCCGGCAGTTCCACCCCGCCCGCCCTCACCAGCACCTCGCCGGCCGGCCGGGGCCCGGCCCGCCGCGCCGCCCGCGCCAGCAGCGCCACGACCTCCTCGTCCGGGGTCTGGCCGAAGTCCCGGTACCACTCGCCCACCGCGGAGAACCCGGCCGGCGCCGACAGGCACACCAGCTCGTCCGCCTCCTCCCGCAGCCGGGCCGCGGCGGAGGGCGGGGCGACCGGCACCGCCAGCACCACATGCGCGGCGCCCTGCGCACGGGCCACGGCGCAGGCGGCGAGCGCGGTCGCGCCGGTGGCGATGCCGTCGTCCACGAGGACCGCCGTGCGTCCTTCGAGCGGGATACGCGGCCGGTCGCCCCGGAACGCCCGGGCCCGGCGCAGCAGTTCGGCCTCCTCGGCCCGCTCGACGGAGGCGATCTCGGACTCGGACACCCCCGCCCGGCGCACGATGTCGTCGCTGATGACCCGCACCCCGCCCTCGCCGATCGCGCCGAAGCCCAGCTCCGGATGGCGCGGGACGCCGAGCTTGCGGACCACGATCACATCGAGCGGCGCGCCGAGTTCCTGGGCGACGCGGAAGGCGACCGGCACTCCGCCGCGCGGCAGGCCGAGTACGACCGGGTCGCTCTGCGCGAGGGGGTCAAGGGCCTCGGCGAGCCGCCGGCCCGCGTCGGCACGGTCGGCGAAGAGCACGGGACTCACCCCTGTCCGGAACCACGCACGGCGGCCACCCGCCCGGTGCCGGGCGGCACACGTACCTCATTCCAATCAACCGCGCCTGCGGGAGGTACGCAAATCGGTGGCACGACACCCGACTCCGACCGAACCACCCACCCGTGGACGGCCCCGGACCACAACTCGTAGATGACAATGAAAACGATTGTCGTTAACGTATGGCGGGTCGGGTCGCACGGCCCGCCGTCCGGGCCGAGGTGTGCCCGCATTCCTGCAACCGTGCGTTCAAGAGGGGGAGTTGTGGCTCATCTGCTGATGGTCGAGAGCTGGGTCGGGTCGATGAGCAGACTGCTGCCACGGGCCATCCGGGAAGGCGGGCACGAATTCACCTTCCTCACCCGCGATCTGCACCACTACCTGCGCGCGGCGCCCGAGGGCACCCAGCACCCGCTCCTCGGCGCCCGGCACCTGCTGACCGGCCCCACCAACGACCCCGCCCGGCTGCTGCCCTTCGCCGAACGGGCCCACCGGGCACTCCGGTTCGACGCCGTGATCTCGTCCTGCGACTACTACCTCCCCCTGGCCGCCCGTATCGCGCGTCGGCTGGGCCTGCCCGGCCCGGACCCCGAGGCGATGGAGAACGCCTGCCGCAAGGACGCCACACGCGACGTCCTCGCCGCGGCCGGAGTGCCCGGACCGCGCTACGCGGTCTGCGCCGACTGGGTCGAGACCACGAAGGCGGCCGCGAGGATCGGGCTGCCGCTGGTCGTCAAGCCGGTCGACCTGTGCGCCGGAATGCTCGTACGCCGGGTGGACGACGAGACCCAGCTCGCCGAAGCCCACCGCGCCCTCGCCGATTTCCCGGTCAACGCGCGCGGCCAGCGCCGCAACCCCGCGGTCCTGCTGGAAGAACTGCTGCACGGCCCCGAGGTCAGCGTCGAGACCGTCACCCACCGGGGCACGACCCGTGTCGTCGGGATCACCGACAAGAGCGTCGGCGGGGCCCCGGCCTTCGTGGAGACCGGGCACATGTTCCCGGCCGCGCTCACCGAACCGGACGCCCGCGCCGTCCGCGACACCGCGGTGCGGGCGATCGAGGCGCTCGGCCTGGACGACGTCGTCGCGCACACCGAGATCAAACTGACGCCCACCGGCCCCCGCGTGGTCGAGGTCAACCCCCGCCCGGCCGGCAACCGCATCACCGAACTCGTCCGGCATGTGACCGGCATCGACATCACCGCCGCCTGCGTCGGCGTCGCCCTCGGCCGGGAACCGGACCTGCGCCCCCACGACACCGGCCTGCGCAGCGCCGCCATCGGCTTCCTGGTGCCCGAGACCGGGGGAGTTCTGGACGGCGTCGACGGCGGCGACACGGTCGGCGGGGCCCGCGACGTGCTGGAGCTGAGCCTCGCCGCGCCCGGCACCCGCGTCACCGCGGACGGCAGCAACAACGGCTACCTCGGGCATGTGATGGCCGGCGACCCCGCGGGACCGGGCGCCCGCGCCCGCGTGGAGGCGCTGCTGTCGGGCCTGCGCCCCCGGGTGGTGGCCCGATGACCGCCGCCGCCCACCCCACCACGGCCCCGGCCCCGGTCCCGGCCCCCGGCTCGTGCGAGGAGCTGATGTGCCGGGTCCTGGCCGGTGCGTACGGACCCGACCCGCGCACCCTCCGCGTCAGCACCGCGTTCACCACCCGCCAGTCCGTCCGGCACTCCGGACGCGCCGGCGGCTACCGCAACGAGGTGCTGAGCCTGCGCATCGCCGGGGCGGTCGGCTCCTGCGCCGTCGAACCGGGCGAACTGCCCGACAGCGCCGCCGACGACTGCGCCGGCAGGGACGCCGCCACGCTGCTCACCCATCCGCTGCGGCCGGTACGGATCGCCGCCCTCGACGCCGTCCTGATGCACGCCCTGCCGCACGGCCCGGCCTCCGGCGCCCGGTCGCTGCCACTGCCTGCGGGCGACTCGCTGGCGAAGTCGCGGGCCAGGGCGCACGCCGTCGTCGGCCTGCTCGACCTGCCGCCCGGCCGCACCGTGCTCGTCGTCGGCGTCGTCAACTCGCTCCTGGAGGCGCTGCGCGAGCGCGGGCTGCGCTACACACCCTGCGACCTCAAGGGCGGCACCACCGAGTGGAACGAACCCGTGCGCACGGACGCGGCGGGCCCGCTCGGCCGGTGCGACGCCGTCCTCGCCTCCGGGATGACGCTCGGCAACGGCAGCTTCGAACGGTTCCGTACCCACGCCCAGCGGTACGGCAAGCCGCTCGTGATGTTCGCCCAGACGGGCAGCGCCGTCCTGCCGCGCCTCATCGGCTCCGGAGTCACCGCCGTGTCCGCCGAGCCGTACCCCTTCTTCTGGCTCGACGGCGGACCCGGCACCATCCACCAGTACGGAGGCACCCGGTGACCACGGCACTTCTGCGCCCCGCCGCCAACCGCGAACTGCTCGGCCTGGTCGGGCGCACCCCGCTCGCCCGCATCACCGCACCGCTGCCCTGCCCGCACCCCGGTTTCTGGGCCAAGCTCGAAGGCTTCGGCGTCGGCGGCATGAAGGCACGCGCCGCCGTGTCGATGCTCCGGGGTGCCGAGGAACGCGGCGAACTCCTGCCCGGCGCACCGGTCGTGGAGTCGACCTCCGGCACCCTCGGCATCGGCCTGGCCTTCGCCGGCCAGGCCCTCGGCCACCCCGTCGTCCTGGTCGGCGACACCGAACTCGAACCGTCCATGCGGCAGTTGCTGCGCGCCCACGGGGCCCGGCTGGAGCTCGTCGACCGGCCCGCCGAACGGGGCGGCTGGCAGGCGGCCCGGCTGACCCGGCTCCGCGAACTGCTGGCCGCGCTGCCGGACGCGTACTGGCCCGACCAGTACAACAACCCCGACAACACCGCGGGCTACGCGTCCCTCGCCGCCGAGATCGCCGGCCGGCTCGACCGGGTCGACGTGCTGGTGTGCAGCGTCGGCACCGGCGGACACAGCGCCGGGACCGCCGCCTGGCTGCGCAGGCAGTGGCCGGCGCTGCGGCTGATCGGCGTGGACGCCACCGGCTCGACGATCTTCGGCCAGCCCGCCCGCCCCCGGCTCATGCGCGGCCTGGGCAGCAGCATCCACCCCCGCAACGTCGCCCACGACCGCTTCGACGAGGTCCACTGGGTCGGCCCCGCCGAGGCCGCCGACAGCTGCCGCAGACTCGCCCGGCACAACTTCGTCAGCGGCGGCTGGAGCACCGGCGCCGTCGCCCTCGTCGCCGCCTGGGCCGCCCGCGTACACCCCGAAGCGGTCGTGGTCACCGTCTTCCCGGACGGCCCCCACCGCTACCTCGGCAGCGTCTTCGACGACGGCTTCACCACCCTGCACGGACTGCGCACGGCCACCCCGGCGACCCGCCCCCTCGAAATCTCCCACCCGCAGGCGGTCGAGGCCACCGGCTGGACCCGCTGCACCACCGTCACCGACCCCGCCCGCATCCCGCACGCCCCCCGGGAGCACCGATGAAGTGCACCCTGCGCACCACACGGCTGCGGCTCGCCGAGCCGCTGCGGATCTCCCGCTCCACCACGACCGCCCGGCACGCCGTCGTCCTGTCCGTCGAGCACCAGGGCCTCCACGGCCACGGCGAAGCCGTCACCAGCGTGTACTACGGGCTCGACACCGCGACCCTGCGCCAGTGCCTGCACCGGTCCGCGCACGCCCTGGCCCGCTTCCCCGACCCGGAAACCGCCCTCGCGGCCCTGCCCGACACCGCCCCCGGCACGCCCCCGGCGGTCACGGCCGCCGTCGAATCCGCGCTCCTCGACCTCGCGGGCCGGCGCGCCGGACAGCCCGTCCACCGGCTCCTCGGCGCCGCCGCCTCGCCCGCCGCCGCGACCGCCCGGACCATCGGCATCACCGCGCCCCCGCACGCCGCCGCCCTCGCCACCCGCCTCGCGGAGCGCGGATTCACGGTCCTCAAACTCAAGGCCGGGACCACCGATCCCGAGGA comes from the Streptomyces sp. NBC_00525 genome and includes:
- a CDS encoding Rossmann-like domain-containing protein; this encodes MTAAAHPTTAPAPVPAPGSCEELMCRVLAGAYGPDPRTLRVSTAFTTRQSVRHSGRAGGYRNEVLSLRIAGAVGSCAVEPGELPDSAADDCAGRDAATLLTHPLRPVRIAALDAVLMHALPHGPASGARSLPLPAGDSLAKSRARAHAVVGLLDLPPGRTVLVVGVVNSLLEALRERGLRYTPCDLKGGTTEWNEPVRTDAAGPLGRCDAVLASGMTLGNGSFERFRTHAQRYGKPLVMFAQTGSAVLPRLIGSGVTAVSAEPYPFFWLDGGPGTIHQYGGTR
- a CDS encoding discoidin domain-containing protein; protein product: MYRAGSVLPARPRTGTLLFTLLALFASSLVLLTAPRSEAAETLLSRGKPATASSSEGAGYAASAAVDGDPGTRWASEWGDPQWLRVDLGATADLSRVVLTWESAYGKAYEIQASDNGSDWRTLKTVTDGDGGTDELAVTGSGRYVRMYGTARPGGYGYSLWEFQVYGTTGATDPGPGSGGTVRVTGSQGDWALTVDGRPYQVKGLTWGPSVSDAARYLPDLKAMGVNTIRTWGTDGTSGPLLDAAAANGIRVVSGFWLQPGGGPGSGGCVDYLTDDAYKAASLAEFAKWVDAYKGHPGVLMWNVGNESVLGLQNCYSGDALEKQRDAYTTFVNDVAKKIHTIDPDHPVTSTDAWVGAWPYYRRNAPDLDLYSVNAYGDICGVRAAWESGGYTKPYLITEGGPAGEWEVPDDANGVPDEPTDVQKAEGYTRAWNCVTAHRGVALGATLFHYGTEHDFGGVWFNVVPDGRKRLSYYALKKAYSGSTTGDNTPPVISGMTVENAGGAPAGKEFAVRADVRDPDNDPVTYKIYLSGNYATGDKGLVEADWRATGDGAFAVTAPARLGVWKVYIQAEDGHGNVGIETKSVKVVVPPVSGTDIAAGRPTTASSAQAGGSGCPCTPAMATDGRLDTRWAGDWSDPQYIQVDFGERKSFRHIQLVWDPAFARAYEVLVSDDGSSWRSVYATTGGDGDADDLDVAATARYVKLSLTQRGTAWGYSLWQFGVYS
- a CDS encoding YkvA family protein: MDTTAWLIIAAVLVLLMLAAVGVLVVRVLKARKLLADAGVPLHNKALVWAAVLYTVSPVDLLPDPVYLDDIGFLLLALRSLHSAARAAGIGGSGERAAEPAAGAGRTPLP
- a CDS encoding mycothiol transferase: MNVADILTEGYSRIQETVHEAVEGLAPDDLHARLDDGANSIAWLVWHLTRVQDDHIADAAGTEQLWTARDWAGRFDLPFAADATGYGQSSEEVAAVRVDSGDLLLGYYDAVHAHTLAFLGELDGHALDRVVDEAWDPPVTLGVRLVSVLSDDLQHAAQAAYVRGVLARR
- a CDS encoding phosphoribosyltransferase; translated protein: MLFADRADAGRRLAEALDPLAQSDPVVLGLPRGGVPVAFRVAQELGAPLDVIVVRKLGVPRHPELGFGAIGEGGVRVISDDIVRRAGVSESEIASVERAEEAELLRRARAFRGDRPRIPLEGRTAVLVDDGIATGATALAACAVARAQGAAHVVLAVPVAPPSAAARLREEADELVCLSAPAGFSAVGEWYRDFGQTPDEEVVALLARAARRAGPRPAGEVLVRAGGVELPGTLTPPGDTGALVVFAHGSGSSRHSPRNRSVAAALNRAGLGTLLFDLLTAGEEAEGGHVFDIFALAGRLADAVAWLRERSAGPIGVFGASTGAAAALQAAAVVGADRDTGIGAVVSRGGRPDLAGARLSQVRSPTLLLVGGRDSEVLELNRRALAELRCESRLDVVPGATHLFEEPGALDEVAERARAWFLAHLAERGPSH
- a CDS encoding ATP-grasp domain-containing protein; translation: MAHLLMVESWVGSMSRLLPRAIREGGHEFTFLTRDLHHYLRAAPEGTQHPLLGARHLLTGPTNDPARLLPFAERAHRALRFDAVISSCDYYLPLAARIARRLGLPGPDPEAMENACRKDATRDVLAAAGVPGPRYAVCADWVETTKAAARIGLPLVVKPVDLCAGMLVRRVDDETQLAEAHRALADFPVNARGQRRNPAVLLEELLHGPEVSVETVTHRGTTRVVGITDKSVGGAPAFVETGHMFPAALTEPDARAVRDTAVRAIEALGLDDVVAHTEIKLTPTGPRVVEVNPRPAGNRITELVRHVTGIDITAACVGVALGREPDLRPHDTGLRSAAIGFLVPETGGVLDGVDGGDTVGGARDVLELSLAAPGTRVTADGSNNGYLGHVMAGDPAGPGARARVEALLSGLRPRVVAR
- a CDS encoding WhiB family transcriptional regulator, giving the protein MENWRMHAACRGADPDLFFPIGSTGPAIVQVEEAKAVCRRCPVQEECLRWALDNNQDTGVWGGLGEGERRALKRRSRRRAR
- a CDS encoding PLP-dependent cysteine synthase family protein, with the translated sequence MTTALLRPAANRELLGLVGRTPLARITAPLPCPHPGFWAKLEGFGVGGMKARAAVSMLRGAEERGELLPGAPVVESTSGTLGIGLAFAGQALGHPVVLVGDTELEPSMRQLLRAHGARLELVDRPAERGGWQAARLTRLRELLAALPDAYWPDQYNNPDNTAGYASLAAEIAGRLDRVDVLVCSVGTGGHSAGTAAWLRRQWPALRLIGVDATGSTIFGQPARPRLMRGLGSSIHPRNVAHDRFDEVHWVGPAEAADSCRRLARHNFVSGGWSTGAVALVAAWAARVHPEAVVVTVFPDGPHRYLGSVFDDGFTTLHGLRTATPATRPLEISHPQAVEATGWTRCTTVTDPARIPHAPREHR
- a CDS encoding SpoIIE family protein phosphatase codes for the protein MRIDWGEDRRAGARRSSESGLLDVLGVAALVLDTRGRIVLWSPQAERLLGYSADEALGEFAARVLVDEEHFELVLRLFGEVMSSGEAWAGVFPVRHKDGTTRLLEFRNMRLQDDRGDFFALGLAADGDVLRRVERNLALSVGLVDQSPIGLGVLGPDLRFLSANAALERMDGVSAAGHLGLRIGEALPFLGPDDPEAMAREVLDSGEPRVSREMVGRSPADPETERAWSVSLYRLDDSGGRVLGIAVSLIDVTDRHRAADEAERARRHLALIADASVRIGTTLDLQQTARELAEVTVPQLADAAAVDLLDHVLKGQPGPSEGPLLFQALAIVSVRPTPADEAADPLGSAARYDADRLATRCVRTARPVREPYLDAQKILLIARDEDSAALLAESGAHSYLAVPLIARGEVLGAIDFLRMDNPLPFTAEDEALALELAGRAAVAIDNARLYRQQQETALTLQRSMLPRNHHDPAGLDVVSRYLPAASRYEVGGDWFDVIGLRDGRTALVVGDVMGSGIDAATTMGRLRTATQTLSRLALEPAEVLGHLDEITTDLDPWFATCVYAVYDPKAGRCRVSTAGHLPPVLIPEGGDPVLLDLPAGAPLGVGGVPFTDVTVPLGPGDRLVLYTDGLVETRDDDIDSRLDTLLGLLRQPDASLGATCDRLLRELRNPGDHDDVALLMARVHT